A window of Thiocapsa bogorovii genomic DNA:
TCAGTAGACCGGCATCTCCGGATCCAGATCATGCGCCCATGCCGCAACGCCTCCGTCCAGATTGACCGTGCGCGTAAAGCCCTGCTGCTCGAGGAAGCGCGCAACCTGGTAACTGCGAATGCCGTGATGGCAGATCACGACGATCTCTCGATTCGGATCCAGCCGTGCCAATGCCCCCGGGATCTGCCCCATCGGAATGGAGACGGAACCCTCGATCCGACAGATCTGGAACTCCCACGGCTCCCGGACATCGAGCAAGACCGGCGGCTCGCCGTCCGCGGCCAACCACTGCGCAATCTCTCGAGGCCCCATTCGACGCATCGCTAACCCCCGTATTCAAACAAGCCCGCACGGCACGCGTTCCGAGGCTCGACTCTACCGGCCCTCGGCACGCAGCAACCAGCCTCCGGGAAACGCGCCATCAATCATTCGATCGCCTTTTCAAATTCTCCTGAACCGCGTCCGCTGAAACGCCCGCCGATTGAGACGACAACGAGCCCACACGCAACCCCCGCATGACACACCAGACGCGGTTCAGCACGGTTCAGAACTCGAACGCATTCGCCTCGGCGGCGTTTTGCAGGGCAAGCGTCGAGGTCTCGAACAGCCCCTCTCGGCGAAAATCGCGTTCGCCGACACGGGTCACGAGCAAGGCCTCCATCACAGGCTCGATCCCGAGGATGCAGAACAGACGCCCGCCCGGGGCCAGTTGCCCCTGAAGCAGCGGCAAGGCAGCCTCGGTGGGCATCGATCCGGTCGCGACGATCACGTCGAACGGCTCACCCTCGACGGGCTCGCTCAGCGCATCACCCGTGCGGACCTCGATCGACTCGAGCTCCAGTCCAGCCAAGCGCACCCGCGCCTCCTCGGCCAGGTCGGCATCGATCTCCACCGCGGTCACCCGCCCGCCCAAGCGGTCGAGACAGGCGCTGACATATCCCGTCCCCGCACCGATCTGCAGCACCCGCTCGCCGGACTTCACGTCCAGTGCCTGAAGCATGCGCCCCACGACCTTCGGCGCCAACATGCAGGAACCCGTGCCGATCGGGATCTCGATATCGGCGTAGGCGAGGCCCTGATAAGCGTCGGGCACGAATGCCTCGCGTCGAATCTCCGCCATCACCGAGAGGACCCGGTCGTCCAGGACATCCCATGGGCGAATCTGTTGTTGAATCATATTGAATCGTGCACGTTCGGCGGTGACTTCCATCGGATTCGAGTCCTCGTCTTCTTGTTCTGGGCGGCCGGGAAGCCTACTGAGTTTGGGCGGATCGAGCAACTGGGCGTACCGGTCAGTGGTGAGTGGTGAGTGACATGGGGGCGGCGACGCGTACTGCGGGTCAAGCGAAAACCCGGCCGGTCATGGTGCGGGGCGCCACAAGGTTACTCGACCACCTGCGCATAGCCCTCGCTGCGCACGCCCTGCAGCAAGGAGTCAACCTCGCTCGTGGAGATGCCGAGCATCTGCAGGGCTTCCGCCCCCAAGCGCAGGCTGCTCTCGATCGCCTCGGGGTAAGCCAGCGTCGCGCCGGCGCGAATGAGACTGCCACAGGCTTCCAGGTCCCGCGCGCGGGCGATCACGGGCACCTTCGGATAGGCGGTGCGGATATGCGAGACCGCCCGCAAAGCGGTCGGTTCGTGATCGATGGTCAGGATCACCAGGGCTGCCTTGTCGATTTGGGCCGCCTCCAAGAGCTCCACATCGCCGATGTCGCCGAAATAGACGGCACGACCGTCCTG
This region includes:
- a CDS encoding rhodanese-like domain-containing protein, with protein sequence MRRMGPREIAQWLAADGEPPVLLDVREPWEFQICRIEGSVSIPMGQIPGALARLDPNREIVVICHHGIRSYQVARFLEQQGFTRTVNLDGGVAAWAHDLDPEMPVY
- a CDS encoding protein-L-isoaspartate O-methyltransferase family protein, translated to MEVTAERARFNMIQQQIRPWDVLDDRVLSVMAEIRREAFVPDAYQGLAYADIEIPIGTGSCMLAPKVVGRMLQALDVKSGERVLQIGAGTGYVSACLDRLGGRVTAVEIDADLAEEARVRLAGLELESIEVRTGDALSEPVEGEPFDVIVATGSMPTEAALPLLQGQLAPGGRLFCILGIEPVMEALLVTRVGERDFRREGLFETSTLALQNAAEANAFEF